A stretch of DNA from Arachis hypogaea cultivar Tifrunner chromosome 19, arahy.Tifrunner.gnm2.J5K5, whole genome shotgun sequence:
TGACGCAGTATGTGAATGAGTCTTGCTCGGTCTGCTCCTTCTAATGCCTCTCCCACATATGTACATTGTTTGTCGTCTGCTGTTAGTGTTATTTGTTGAAGATCGTCCATTGGCTGAGGTCTTTTGCCGAGGTCTTCCCTTGGGTCTAGATCGGCTAGTGTTGCTGAGTTGGCCGTCGTGTGGATTGCTTGAACCTGGGGCCGAGCTTCCTGTTCTGTTTGGACTGGTTTTAGACCAGCGTTGTAACACTGCCGAGCTTCTTGATGGTCGGCGTACACCGTAGCGATCTTGTTTTCCTGCACTGGAAACTTGACACACAGGTGTAATGTGGACACCACTGCCCTGAATATGTTCAGTGCGGGTCTCCCAAGTATAATATTATAAGGGCTGTAACAGTTTACTATTAGATATTGAATATCAATTGATTTTGACATAGGGATCTCTCCCATTGTGGTCTTTAGCCATATATGCCCCATGATGGGGACTCTCTCTCCGGAGAACCCAATTAGCTCTCCAGAGGAGGGTTGTATCAATTTCTCTGataatttcatttttgtaaaagTAGAGTAAAATAAAACGTCAGCACTACTACCTGGATCTAACAATGTTTTTCTTACCAACAGCTCTCCGACCTGGATGGAAATTACCACGGGGTCGTCGAGGTTAGGGCTTGCCGATTTGAAGTCTGTTTGGTTGAAGGATATTGTGACGTCTGGTTCTTTGCCCTTCTTTGGTTGTATGGTTCCTTCGATTGCCAGCATTGCTCTATAGCTCCGCTTCCTGGCCGAGCTTGTTTCTCCTCCGCCTGCGAATCCTCCTGATATGTGGTTGATGACTCCTCTTGGCGGATCAGGAGTCGTCCTCTCTTTTTTGTCGTCAGCCGTTGCTTGCTTATGCTCTGCCTTGTCCGAGTTTCCTCCTCTGCCCTTCCGGGTCTCAATGTATTTGTCCAGGAGACCTTGGCGTGCTAGTCTTTCCAGGAGGTCCTTCGCAACGATGCAGTCATCTGTGGTATGACCGAACTTTCGGTGGAAGGCACAATGTTTTGTCTTGTCCACGAATCGTTGATCCTGGTAGTTCCCTGCTCGGGCTGGTGGTTTTATGATTCTGGCGTTGAGGATCTCTCTGATGATGTTCTCTCTTCTAGTGTTAAATCTGGTGTATGTGTTGTACTTTGACGCGGGCTTAGGAGGTTTCTTTGTGTCCCTGTTACCTGGCGATCTGAAAGTCCTTTCCTCATCTCTCCGATGTGGCTGTTTGTCTGATTTCTGGGCTTCTCGGAGTTCTTCGATCTCCATTTGCCCAGCCGCCCTTTCTCGGAATTCCTCTAGCGTCTTTGGTTTTGTTATGGCAATGGTTTCCCGAAATTTTCCTGGTCTGAGGCCGGCCTTGAGAGCATGCAGGTGGACGGCCGGGTCCAAGTCTTGGATCTCCATAGTGGCATCCGCGAATCTGGTCATGTAGTCTTTCAGACTCTCGTGCTGACCTTGTTTGATGGTGCCGAGAAAGTCCGAGCCATGTACATATATTCTTGATGCAGCGAAGTAATCAATAAATGATCTGGCGAGGTCTTCAAAGGAGGAGATCGAACCTGCAGAAAGTTTAGAAAACCAGAGTAACGCTGCACCATCTAGGTAAACGGGAAATGCTCGACAGAGGACGGGCTCATTGTTCGGGCCGTTGAAGAACATCATCGATTGGAACTTCTTCACGTGGGCTCGGGGGTCGCCGAACCCCTTGTACGGCTCCAGCGCGGTGGGCAGCGTAAAGTTTTTTAGCATCTGGTAATTTGTGATCTCCTCGGAGAAGGGGTTGTCGAGGGTGAGCTTTTCCTTTGGCGGGACGATGTTTAAAGGGTCCGCCGTACTTTGAGCTGAGCCTTTGGAGTTCTCTCCATTATTTTGTGTTGAGAACTCGGCTATCCTTCGTACCTCCGCCTGAAGCTCAACGATCTGAGCCAGGAGGTCATCCTGTGAAAGTTGTGGATTTTCCTTGTCAGCCATGTCCGAGGATCGGGGATCCTGCAAAATAAGGTAAAAGACTAAACAAAGGAAACAGTGGGGTTAGATGTACTccgggccccacggtgggcgccaagtgGTTCGTTCGAACACTAGGGCGGCCGAGCTTAAGCCCTTCCGATCAAGTCGCCGATAAGGGGGAAGAGCTTTACGTCGGCCGGAATCAAACACCGCGGCGGGAATACCTGCacaagatactccgacgctcaagtcagtagtgATTCAGAGTAAATGAATAAAATGAGTTTAGAGTATAGAGTAAGAGACTGAGAGTGATGGAACCTCAGACCTAGCCAAGCATATTAGCTAGGTTTTATAGAAGTTGTCTTCTGCCCGTTAGTGGATAAGTCCTAGTTTATAGGTTAGTTGAGATATTCTGTTTTGGTGCTATAAACTAGTTGAGCACGTTTCCTATTTTCAGTTGAGTGATGCTGTTTCGGTCCTGATCACGTGCCGAGATTTTCGGACGGCTGATACGGGACCGAGCTTTATGATGCACGTGTCTTATATTTGAATGGGTGAGGCCGAGCTTATCTGCTTTTGTTCCGAGCTTGTTTAACGTGACGTCAGCCTCGGATATTTGTGTGCCGAGTATTCCGGGCGACCGAGGATACAGGTACCGTATCAGTTGATATTTTTTAGGTTGGTGATCATGATAGGATATACAGGGAAGCTTAGGATTAAAAATGGGTAAGTTGCATTTTTTGAcccatttttattttggtttctaTTTGGTAACAATTATAA
This window harbors:
- the LOC140182415 gene encoding uncharacterized protein; its protein translation is MADKENPQLSQDDLLAQIVELQAEVRRIAEFSTQNNGENSKGSAQSTADPLNIVPPKEKLTLDNPFSEEITNYQMLKNFTLPTALEPYKGFGDPRAHVKKFQSMMFFNGPNNEPVLCRAFPVYLDGAALLWFSKLSAGSISSFEDLARSFIDYFAASRIYVHGSDFLGTIKQGQHESLKDYMTRFADATMEIQDLDPAVHLHALKAGLRPGKFRETIAITKPKTLEEFRERAAGQMEIEELREAQKSDKQPHRRDEERTFRSPGNRDTKKPPKPASKYNTYTRFNTRRENIIREILNARIIKPPARAGNYQDQRFVDKTKHCAFHRKFGHTTDDCIVAKDLLERLARQGLLDKYIETRKGRGGNSDKAEHKQATADDKKERTTPDPPRGVINHISGGFAGGGETSSARKRSYRAMLAIEGTIQPKKGKEPDVTISFNQTDFKSASPNLDDPVVISIQVGELLVRKTLLDPGSSADVLFYSTFTKMKLSEKLIQPSSGELIGFSGERVPIMGHIWLKTTMGEIPMSKSIDIQYLIVNCYSPYNIILGRPALNIFRAVVSTLHLCVKFPVQENKIATVYADHQEARQCYNAGLKPVQTEQEARPQVQAIHTTANSATLADLDPREDLGKRPQPMDDLQQITLTADDKQCTYVGEALEGADRARLIHILRQNADLFAWTPDDMPGINPEVICHKLAIDKTILPVAQKKRNLGEEKKQAALEETQKLLNAGFIREIRFTIWLSNVVMVRKSSGKWRMCVDFTNLNKACPKDAYPLPCIEKLVDNASGYKALSFMDAYSGYNQILMHPEDQSKTAFITEHGNFCYKVMPFGLKNAGATYQRLMDKVFQQQIGRNMEVYVDDMVAKTPMQRSHCDDLVEIFRQLRAYNMRLNPDKCAFGV